A genomic segment from Desulfonatronum lacustre DSM 10312 encodes:
- the panC gene encoding pantoate--beta-alanine ligase, which yields MKIITQPDEIQSWTMQRRCAGERLALVPTMGFFHEGHLALMRWAREHADALLVSLFVNPTQFGPREDLKLYPRDPERDARLAEETGVDVLFMPEAEAMFPEGYATWVEAPSLCRGLCAVQRPTHFRGVATVVAKLFVLTNPALAVFGEKDWQQLAVIRRITRDLHLPVEIHGRPTVRESDGLAMSSRNVNLGPEERAQAPAIHRGLLYVARLVGEGEADATLLLAALGEIYAREIPLGHVEYMAVVDPDQLYPVEEVTGPVLVAVAVRFANARLIDNILISRK from the coding sequence ATGAAAATCATCACCCAGCCGGACGAGATCCAATCCTGGACCATGCAGAGGCGCTGCGCCGGCGAACGTTTGGCCCTGGTGCCGACCATGGGCTTTTTTCATGAAGGACATCTGGCCTTGATGCGCTGGGCCAGGGAACACGCTGACGCGCTTCTGGTCAGTCTGTTCGTCAATCCGACCCAATTCGGGCCGCGAGAAGACTTGAAGCTCTATCCGCGTGATCCGGAACGCGACGCCCGACTGGCCGAGGAAACGGGCGTGGACGTCCTGTTTATGCCCGAGGCCGAGGCCATGTTCCCGGAAGGTTATGCCACCTGGGTGGAAGCGCCGTCCCTGTGCCGCGGATTGTGCGCGGTGCAGCGGCCGACGCATTTTCGAGGCGTGGCCACGGTGGTTGCCAAGCTGTTCGTGCTGACCAACCCGGCCTTGGCCGTTTTCGGAGAAAAGGATTGGCAGCAGTTGGCCGTCATCCGGCGAATCACAAGAGACTTGCATCTTCCCGTGGAGATACACGGCAGGCCGACGGTGCGTGAGTCCGACGGTCTGGCCATGAGTTCGCGCAACGTCAATCTTGGCCCCGAGGAGCGGGCCCAGGCTCCGGCCATCCATCGCGGCCTGTTGTATGTAGCGCGGCTGGTCGGAGAGGGAGAGGCCGACGCAACCCTACTGCTGGCCGCCCTGGGCGAAATATATGCCCGGGAAATACCTTTGGGCCATGTTGAGTACATGGCCGTGGTGGATCCGGATCAGCTCTATCCCGTGGAAGAAGTGACCGGCCCGGTCCTGGTCGCGGTGGCCGTGCGCTTCGCCAACGCGAGACTGATTGATAACATTTTGATTTCAAGAAAATAA
- a CDS encoding adenosylcobinamide-GDP ribazoletransferase, which yields MRIWHEFILAAGFLTRLAPARIADAETLGRGVRWFPLVGLYLGFVATLPFMLGLGEGRPWVQAWLWLGLTMVLTRGLHWDGWVDLCDAWGSGARGERFWEVLKDSRMGAFGGMGLFMGLTGYVILLPEIFAHGAWGVLIWAPVLGRTAAVGLAWRTRELGRPGLAGIFLAAATGRRLAWAVGTALALGIAFVPWKALLFSGLLGCAGLLFLIRLARLRGGVNGDFLGAGIVWCELGVFLGWILAGT from the coding sequence TTGCGAATATGGCATGAATTCATCCTGGCCGCCGGGTTTCTGACCCGGCTGGCTCCGGCCCGGATCGCCGACGCCGAAACCCTGGGTCGCGGGGTGCGTTGGTTCCCTCTTGTCGGGCTGTACCTTGGCTTTGTCGCGACGCTGCCCTTCATGCTCGGCCTGGGCGAGGGCCGCCCATGGGTTCAGGCTTGGCTGTGGTTGGGGCTGACCATGGTTTTGACTCGCGGCTTGCACTGGGACGGCTGGGTCGACCTGTGCGACGCCTGGGGCAGTGGGGCCCGGGGGGAGCGCTTCTGGGAGGTGCTCAAGGACAGCCGGATGGGAGCCTTCGGCGGCATGGGGCTGTTCATGGGGCTGACGGGGTACGTGATCCTGTTGCCGGAAATATTCGCCCATGGAGCGTGGGGAGTGCTGATCTGGGCTCCGGTCCTGGGGCGGACCGCGGCCGTGGGCCTGGCTTGGCGGACCCGTGAGCTGGGTCGACCAGGCCTGGCCGGGATTTTTCTGGCCGCGGCCACGGGCCGGCGTTTGGCCTGGGCCGTCGGGACGGCCTTGGCCCTGGGAATCGCGTTCGTGCCCTGGAAGGCACTCTTGTTCAGCGGCCTGCTGGGCTGCGCGGGCCTGCTGTTTTTGATCCGCCTGGCTCGACTCCGGGGCGGCGTCAACGGCGACTTCCTGGGAGCCGGAATCGTCTGGTGCGAGCTGGGCGTTTTTCTCGGATGGATACTCGCCGGTACATGA
- a CDS encoding MotE family protein, which produces MKWQPFGINIKISNLLAAVAVLSLCKLIFLAVWSGTDVSDHPGSVVAEAVLATTKPAHAQEGPAAEIPGAWDVAQADAPGQNAGAPRQMAAQGDLSEEWQNLRRRQEEVQRQEQTLRALENELDAKLNRLQALESRIQGMLEEADVLKDRKMKHLVDVYSNMKPREAAKALEALEEPVAVKILSGMRGRNAGEVLSFVDAEKAARLTEALTRMQLPLQ; this is translated from the coding sequence ATGAAATGGCAACCATTCGGCATCAATATAAAGATTTCTAATCTTCTGGCCGCCGTGGCCGTACTCAGCTTGTGCAAGCTGATCTTCCTGGCCGTCTGGAGCGGAACCGACGTTTCGGATCATCCGGGAAGCGTCGTGGCCGAGGCCGTCCTGGCCACTACGAAACCGGCCCACGCCCAAGAAGGCCCGGCCGCGGAGATCCCCGGAGCGTGGGACGTGGCCCAGGCCGACGCACCGGGCCAAAACGCCGGGGCACCACGACAAATGGCGGCCCAGGGCGACCTCTCCGAGGAGTGGCAAAATCTGCGGCGACGTCAGGAGGAGGTTCAACGACAGGAGCAGACCTTGCGCGCTTTGGAAAACGAACTCGACGCCAAGCTGAATCGCCTCCAGGCGTTGGAGTCCCGGATTCAGGGCATGCTTGAGGAAGCGGATGTGCTCAAGGATCGCAAGATGAAACATCTTGTGGACGTCTACTCCAACATGAAGCCTCGTGAGGCGGCCAAGGCCCTGGAGGCGTTGGAAGAACCCGTGGCCGTCAAGATTTTGTCCGGGATGCGCGGTCGCAACGCCGGCGAGGTGCTCTCCTTCGTGGACGCGGAAAAGGCCGCTCGCTTGACCGAAGCCCTGACCAGGATGCAACTCCCTTTGCAATAA
- the truA gene encoding tRNA pseudouridine(38-40) synthase TruA yields MTTIDSAIRLKFQVAYIGTGFHGWQLQDGARTVQGCLEAALERLAGRPVRVHGAGRTDAGVHALGQVAHVDVPANRRDLPWQRALNALLPPDVTIVRLEQVFETFHARFDAIHKTYTYTLWHEPRWLLPQRRACVWQVGELDRDAMAQSALKLLGRRDWSAFQNRGTPVRSPVRTVQDIHVRAGIYPQESVWLFTADGFLKQMVRNLMGCLVMVGKGRLTTDQVMNILAQGCRESAPATAPARGLCLERVDYRDGSGEVF; encoded by the coding sequence GTGACGACGATTGATTCCGCGATCCGCCTGAAGTTCCAGGTCGCCTACATCGGGACCGGATTCCACGGCTGGCAGCTTCAGGACGGTGCCCGTACGGTCCAGGGATGCCTGGAGGCCGCCTTGGAGCGACTGGCCGGTCGCCCCGTCCGGGTCCATGGGGCGGGACGGACGGACGCGGGAGTTCACGCCCTGGGGCAGGTCGCCCATGTGGACGTGCCCGCAAACCGCCGCGATCTCCCGTGGCAGCGTGCTTTAAACGCGCTTTTGCCCCCGGACGTGACCATTGTCCGCCTGGAGCAAGTTTTCGAAACCTTCCACGCTCGTTTCGACGCGATCCATAAAACCTACACTTATACCCTCTGGCACGAACCGCGATGGCTGTTGCCCCAGCGCAGGGCCTGTGTTTGGCAGGTCGGCGAACTGGACCGGGACGCCATGGCGCAATCAGCTTTGAAACTGCTTGGCCGCAGGGACTGGTCCGCGTTTCAAAATCGAGGCACTCCGGTCCGCAGCCCGGTGCGCACGGTGCAAGACATTCATGTCCGGGCTGGAATATATCCGCAAGAAAGCGTTTGGTTGTTCACCGCCGACGGCTTTTTGAAGCAGATGGTCCGCAACCTTATGGGCTGTCTGGTCATGGTCGGCAAGGGCCGATTGACCACGGACCAGGTCATGAACATTCTCGCGCAAGGGTGCCGTGAATCGGCTCCGGCAACGGCTCCGGCTCGTGGGCTGTGCCTGGAGCGGGTGGACTACCGGGACGGGTCTGGCGAGGTTTTTTGA
- a CDS encoding NAD(P)-dependent oxidoreductase has protein sequence MTNDMSVVTPETTRIGWIGTGVMGLSMCGHLLDAGYKAVVFTRTKAKAQILLDNGADWADSPKAVAEAADVVFTIVGFPPDVREVYFGERGLVAGLRPGRACVDMTTTSPSLAVEIAEAARQRQATALDAPVSGGDVGARNAKLSIMVGGDETTFQAVLPLLKLMGVNIVHQGPAGAGQHTKMCNQIVIAGTMIGVCESLIYAAAAGLEPTKVLESVTKGAANCWSLENLAPRILKSDYAPGFMIDHFIKDMGIALDESRRMGIHLPGLDLVERLYKEASALGHGRDGTQALYQALKAMKP, from the coding sequence ATGACTAACGACATGAGTGTCGTGACGCCGGAAACTACGAGGATTGGATGGATCGGGACCGGGGTGATGGGGTTGTCCATGTGCGGGCATCTTCTGGACGCCGGATATAAGGCCGTGGTGTTCACCCGGACCAAGGCCAAAGCCCAAATCTTGCTGGATAACGGCGCGGACTGGGCCGACTCGCCCAAGGCCGTGGCCGAAGCCGCGGACGTGGTGTTCACCATAGTCGGCTTCCCTCCGGATGTCCGGGAAGTGTATTTCGGGGAACGAGGGCTGGTGGCCGGTTTGCGACCGGGCCGGGCCTGCGTGGACATGACCACCACCAGTCCCAGCCTGGCCGTGGAAATCGCCGAAGCCGCGCGGCAACGCCAAGCCACCGCCCTGGATGCTCCGGTTTCCGGAGGGGACGTGGGCGCGCGCAACGCCAAGCTGTCCATCATGGTCGGCGGGGACGAAACGACTTTTCAGGCCGTGCTTCCCCTGCTCAAACTGATGGGCGTGAACATCGTCCATCAGGGACCGGCCGGGGCTGGTCAGCACACGAAGATGTGCAACCAGATCGTCATCGCGGGGACCATGATCGGAGTTTGTGAAAGTCTGATCTACGCGGCGGCGGCCGGATTGGAGCCCACCAAGGTCCTGGAATCCGTGACCAAAGGCGCGGCCAACTGCTGGAGCCTGGAAAATCTGGCCCCACGCATTCTCAAGAGCGACTATGCCCCGGGATTCATGATCGACCATTTCATCAAGGACATGGGCATCGCCCTGGACGAGTCCCGGCGCATGGGCATCCATTTGCCCGGACTGGACCTGGTGGAACGGCTGTACAAGGAAGCCTCGGCCCTGGGTCACGGCCGCGACGGAACCCAGGCCCTGTATCAGGCCCTGAAAGCCATGAAGCCGTAG
- a CDS encoding DUF502 domain-containing protein, whose protein sequence is MLRDAPPRGPLSRLKHFIKTNLLAGILFLTPVLATFFFLRLLFNWVDGFLRFLPPPLRPENFLPFRIPGLGLILVFVVVLTTGFLVRNYLGRKLVSVWDRIIEAIPLVNKLYLAVKQLVETIFNRSPQDFQRVVLVEFPKEGSYALGFVTGVATGETQRKTSLNVLNVFVPTTPNPTSGFFLMVPEHSVIPMEMGVEDAFKLLVSGGIISPDKKNIH, encoded by the coding sequence ATGCTCAGAGACGCCCCCCCTCGCGGCCCGTTGTCCAGGCTGAAGCACTTCATCAAGACGAACCTTCTGGCCGGGATCCTGTTTTTGACCCCGGTCCTGGCCACGTTCTTCTTCCTGCGCCTTCTGTTCAACTGGGTGGATGGATTCTTGCGCTTTCTTCCTCCACCTCTGCGGCCAGAAAATTTTCTGCCGTTCCGTATTCCCGGCTTGGGCTTGATCCTGGTGTTCGTTGTCGTCCTGACCACCGGATTTCTGGTCCGTAACTATCTGGGCCGCAAGCTGGTCAGCGTCTGGGACCGGATCATCGAAGCCATTCCCTTGGTCAACAAGCTCTATCTGGCGGTCAAGCAGCTGGTGGAGACCATCTTCAACCGTTCCCCCCAGGATTTTCAGCGGGTCGTCCTGGTTGAGTTTCCCAAGGAAGGCAGTTATGCTTTGGGGTTCGTTACCGGTGTCGCCACCGGCGAGACCCAACGCAAGACTAGTCTCAATGTTTTAAATGTTTTTGTTCCTACTACACCCAACCCTACATCCGGTTTTTTTCTGATGGTCCCTGAGCACTCCGTGATCCCCATGGAGATGGGCGTGGAAGACGCCTTCAAGTTGCTGGTTTCCGGCGGCATCATCAGCCCGGACAAAAAAAACATCCATTAA
- the fliJ gene encoding flagellar export protein FliJ: MPKPFHFSLENVLDYRRQLVDNARLELAAAQRDYQTQARRVEQLRAKQDEAGARLESRHLLTPDEFWLWSTYRERLLQDVQREEYRLQNLANRVASCRGELIQRSKDAKILERLRNKKALEFHAQEKSNEQKDLDEMATIRHQYKDF; encoded by the coding sequence ATGCCCAAGCCGTTTCATTTTTCCCTGGAAAACGTTCTGGACTACCGGCGTCAACTTGTGGACAATGCCCGGTTGGAGCTTGCGGCGGCTCAGCGGGACTATCAGACCCAGGCCCGGAGAGTCGAACAGCTCCGCGCCAAACAGGACGAAGCGGGCGCTCGTTTGGAAAGCCGTCACCTGCTGACGCCCGACGAGTTCTGGCTGTGGAGCACCTATAGGGAACGCCTTTTGCAGGATGTGCAGCGTGAAGAGTATCGACTGCAAAACCTGGCGAACCGGGTCGCCTCATGTCGGGGCGAACTGATCCAACGATCCAAGGACGCCAAGATTCTGGAACGACTTCGAAACAAAAAAGCCCTGGAATTCCATGCGCAAGAAAAAAGCAACGAGCAAAAGGACCTCGATGAAATGGCAACCATTCGGCATCAATATAAAGATTTCTAA
- the panD gene encoding aspartate 1-decarboxylase, which translates to MIGKIHRATVTEARVDYEGSLSICPNLLEASGILPHERVDVYNLTNGERLRTYAILGEPGQMCLNGAAALKGAAGHMVIIVAYAWLTLDEYADLQPKVVLVDAANRIVEQAG; encoded by the coding sequence ATGATCGGAAAAATCCATCGAGCCACGGTCACCGAGGCGCGGGTGGATTATGAAGGTAGCTTGTCCATTTGCCCGAATCTTTTGGAGGCCTCGGGCATTCTTCCGCATGAACGGGTGGACGTGTACAACCTGACCAACGGCGAGCGGCTGCGGACGTACGCCATTCTTGGCGAACCGGGTCAAATGTGCCTGAATGGAGCCGCCGCACTGAAGGGAGCCGCGGGCCACATGGTGATCATCGTCGCCTATGCTTGGCTCACCCTGGATGAATACGCGGATTTGCAGCCTAAGGTCGTGCTTGTGGACGCGGCGAACCGGATCGTCGAGCAGGCCGGTTGA